The proteins below are encoded in one region of Rhizophagus irregularis chromosome 13, complete sequence:
- a CDS encoding uncharacterized protein (SECRETED:cutsite_TNS-QI; SECRETED:prob_0.9132); SECRETED:SignalP(1-22) — translation MIPKLSLIPFLLLLLPIEITNSQIPTVLTPGSGNNEPGDTSATILLTPNGTKNYLKNKKTYVNDMSNEISMALSIEKSRIFISYDRYQYKKNTSEDQILLLVNIKGTKGPDQPSSFMLRRNLNNSITYKDISLGLHTRDLDSTYGAPENLDFVLDIIVLRDHGSDLKWFYICGWVFLLVPIFFNIITSWYLVYYQLNSSKDAENWWKDYPIVALGFVLLSLIDLEALNVVTSRCAGSEALNAKFTGGGKKRVDRSIIIIAFIEDVPQLIIYVLYQRYTVIPATIPILVLSSACIVLLFKICYRGISRELNVLQKHLMTF, via the exons atgatTCCTAAATTGTCATTAATaccatttttacttttattacttCCAATTGAAATAACAAATTCACAAATTCCTACAG ttctaacACCTGGTAGTGGAAATAATGAACCgg GTGACACGAGTGCAACTATTCTATTAACTCCAAATGgaacgaaaaattatttaaaaaataaaaaaacatatgtTAATGATATGTCTAACGAAATTTCAATGGCGCTTTCAATTGAAAAAAGTCgtatttttatatcatatgataGATATCAATATAAGAAAAACACGAGTGAAGACCAAATTTTGTTACTCGTAAATATTAAAGGCACCAAAGGACCAGATCAACCAAGTTCATTTATGCTAAGACgaaatttaaacaattctATTACATATAAAGACATATCATTAGGATTACATACAAGGGATTTAGATAGCACTTATGGAGCTCCAGAAAATC TAGATTTTGTTTTAGATATTATAGTATTAAGAGATCACGGAAGTGATCTAAAATGGTTCTACATTTGTGG TTGGGTATTCTTATTAGTAccaatattctttaatataataacttCATGGTATCttgtttattatcaattaaactCATCAAAAGATGCTGAAAATTGGTGGAAGGACTATCCAATAGTCGCATTAGGATTTGTACTTTTGTCATTGATAGATTTAGAAGCTTTAAATGTTGTAACATCTCGATGTGCTGGTAGTGAGGCACTAAACGCAAAATTTACAGGAGGAGGAAAAAAAAGAGTTGATAgatccattattattatagcaTTTATTGAGGATGTAccacaattaataatttacgtGCTATATCAAAGATATACAGTTATACCAGCAACTATACCAATATTAGTATTATCGTCGGCATGTATagtacttttatttaaaatatgttataGAGGTATATCAAGGGAACTTAATGTGCTTCAAAAGCATTTGATGACTTTCTAA